The genome window TCATGATAGCACTCGTAGGTTCCACCGGCTACGTCGGTAGCGCATTTCGCCAATTGCTCGAGGGCAAGGGCGTCGCCTTCAAAACGCTTAGCGGCCGCCAGATCGCTAACGGGTCCAAGAAGGACTTCGCCGACGCCCTCAAGGACGCCGGCGCCACCTTCCTGGTCAACTGCGCCGGCTACACCGGCAAGCCCAACGTCGACGCCTGCGAGCTGGACAAGGGGAACTGCCTCGACGGCAACGCCGTACTGCCGGGCGTGATACGCGAGGTCTGCGGCGACCTGTCCATCGGCTGGGGCCACGTCTCCAGCGGCTGCATCTTCGGCGGCGAGCGCCCGGGAGGCGGCGGCTGGCGCGAGGACGACGCACCGAACTTCTCCTTCCGCAAGCCGCCTTGCTCCTTCTACAGCGGCACCAAGGCCTTGGGCGAAGAGGTGCTCGGCTACCGCGAGGTCGACCGCGGCGACGGCCAGTGGCCCGCCTGGGAGCACGAGTCCTCTCCCGAAGGCTACGTATGGAGATTGCGGATACCGTTCAACCACCTCGACAATCCCCGCAACTACCTGACCAAGGTGCAGAGCTACGCCACCTTGCTGCAGGCCACCAACTCGCTCAGCCAGCTGGAGGACTTCGTGGCCGCCTGCTACGAGTGCGTGGAGAAGCAGGTTCCCTACGGGATCTACAACGTGACCAACCCCGGGGCCGTCACCACCTCCCAAGTGGTGGAGCTGATCAAGAAGACGGGCGTCAACGGCAAGGAGTTCCAGTTCTTCGAGGACGAGGCGGACTTCATGTCCAAGGCGGCCAAGACCCCGCGCTCGAACTGCGTGCTCGACGAAAGCAAGCTGCGCGACGCCGGCGTCAT of Pelagicoccus enzymogenes contains these proteins:
- a CDS encoding sugar nucleotide-binding protein, producing the protein MIALVGSTGYVGSAFRQLLEGKGVAFKTLSGRQIANGSKKDFADALKDAGATFLVNCAGYTGKPNVDACELDKGNCLDGNAVLPGVIREVCGDLSIGWGHVSSGCIFGGERPGGGGWREDDAPNFSFRKPPCSFYSGTKALGEEVLGYREVDRGDGQWPAWEHESSPEGYVWRLRIPFNHLDNPRNYLTKVQSYATLLQATNSLSQLEDFVAACYECVEKQVPYGIYNVTNPGAVTTSQVVELIKKTGVNGKEFQFFEDEADFMSKAAKTPRSNCVLDESKLRDAGVIMRPVEEALEWSLKNWRKA